Proteins encoded by one window of Lactobacillus sp. ESL0684:
- a CDS encoding family 1 glycosylhydrolase, producing MSKVYRFPENFLWGGATAANQFEGATREDGKGWTTADTAKYEPDPKLRMQQMLAPMTTEKVEAALNDQAGLYPKRYGVDFYHHYKEDIKLLAEMGFKTFRFSISWARILPNGDDDEPNEQGLQFYENVIDELLKYNIEPLVTISHYEFPLALSLKQNGWADRKTIAAFTHYAEILFKRFKGKVKYWISFNEMNFITMTGYLAGGILADKNGDQSETQVNYTAMHHQLVAAAQATKLLHEIDPAAQMGSMIARIENYPATSKPEDVMASVESDHANFLMMDVLANGEYPSYAKRLFADNHVTLDITPEDRQVLKENTCDFVSFSYYMSGIAGGEGEETAGNLMSTKKNPYLKTSDWGWQIDPVGLRVSLNKIYDRYHKPIFIVENGLGAKDELTADHQVHDDYRISYLHDHIEQIGEALEDGVDVIGYTPWGCIDLVSASGNEMSKRYGFVYVDQDDQGHGSLARYKKDSFAWYQHVIATNGTEL from the coding sequence TTGAGTAAAGTATATCGTTTTCCGGAAAACTTCTTATGGGGTGGTGCTACGGCTGCCAACCAATTTGAAGGGGCGACTAGAGAAGATGGTAAAGGTTGGACAACTGCTGATACTGCCAAGTATGAACCAGATCCTAAACTAAGGATGCAGCAAATGCTTGCACCGATGACTACTGAAAAGGTTGAGGCTGCGCTAAACGATCAAGCGGGCCTATATCCTAAGCGTTATGGTGTCGACTTTTATCATCATTATAAAGAAGATATTAAATTGTTAGCTGAGATGGGCTTTAAAACCTTCCGCTTTTCAATCTCTTGGGCACGAATTTTGCCCAATGGCGATGATGATGAGCCGAATGAGCAGGGCTTGCAGTTCTATGAGAATGTCATCGATGAATTGCTCAAATATAATATTGAGCCATTAGTAACTATTAGTCATTATGAATTTCCGTTGGCTTTGTCACTTAAGCAAAATGGTTGGGCGGATCGGAAGACGATTGCTGCTTTTACTCATTATGCAGAAATTTTATTCAAGCGATTCAAGGGCAAGGTCAAATACTGGATTAGCTTTAATGAAATGAACTTTATTACAATGACTGGTTATCTGGCTGGCGGAATTTTAGCTGATAAAAATGGTGATCAATCAGAAACTCAAGTTAACTATACTGCCATGCATCATCAATTAGTAGCAGCAGCCCAAGCAACTAAATTGCTTCATGAAATTGATCCTGCTGCTCAAATGGGATCGATGATTGCGCGAATTGAGAATTATCCAGCTACTTCTAAGCCTGAAGACGTGATGGCTAGTGTTGAGTCTGATCATGCTAACTTCTTGATGATGGATGTTTTGGCAAATGGCGAATATCCTAGCTACGCTAAGCGCTTGTTTGCAGATAATCATGTTACTCTTGATATTACCCCTGAAGACCGTCAGGTTCTCAAGGAAAATACTTGTGACTTTGTCAGTTTTAGTTACTATATGTCGGGTATCGCTGGTGGTGAAGGAGAAGAAACCGCTGGCAATTTGATGAGTACTAAGAAGAATCCGTACCTTAAGACTAGTGATTGGGGGTGGCAAATTGACCCAGTTGGTTTAAGAGTCTCACTAAATAAGATTTATGATCGCTACCATAAGCCAATTTTCATTGTTGAAAATGGTTTAGGAGCTAAAGATGAGCTAACTGCTGATCACCAAGTTCATGATGATTATCGAATTTCTTATCTGCATGATCACATTGAGCAGATTGGTGAAGCCTTAGAAGATGGCGTTGACGTAATTGGTTATACACCTTGGGGTTGTATTGACTTAGTCAGTGCTAGTGGTAACGAAATGTCCAAGCGTTATGGCTTTGTTTATGTTGACCAAGATGACCAAGGTCACGGCAGTCTAGCGCGTTACAAGAAAGATTCTTTTGCCTGGTATCAACATGTGATTGCTACTAATGGGACAGAACTATAA
- a CDS encoding MarR family transcriptional regulator, which yields MEQKITKLLLQRLGPKIKIANTLIEKELNKQFANLFADYSLTGAQISLLVYLYDAGGRTVTQKEIADTFVLSHPTIRGIVRRLEASNLIETARLKSDQRQIVLTLSATGFALLKENIAQIHTIMNGINEQIVLGLTEAETAQLEQFLNKIIGNF from the coding sequence ATGGAACAAAAAATTACTAAGCTACTTTTACAGCGACTAGGACCAAAAATTAAAATTGCCAATACATTGATTGAAAAAGAATTAAATAAGCAGTTTGCGAATTTGTTTGCAGATTATTCTTTAACTGGTGCCCAAATTTCACTGTTGGTCTACTTATATGATGCTGGCGGCCGAACTGTTACTCAGAAGGAAATTGCAGATACATTTGTTTTGAGTCATCCGACTATTCGGGGAATTGTAAGGCGACTCGAAGCTAGCAACTTAATTGAAACTGCTCGTTTAAAAAGTGACCAACGACAAATTGTCTTGACTTTATCGGCAACAGGTTTTGCTTTACTTAAAGAGAATATTGCTCAGATTCATACAATCATGAATGGGATTAATGAGCAAATTGTGTTGGGTCTCACCGAAGCAGAAACTGCCCAATTAGAACAATTTTTAAATAAAATTATTGGTAATTTTTAG
- a CDS encoding MDR family MFS transporter: protein MKQDSKTISQSKRIWMMCVLLFGAFVSLLAETFLNNAMPTIMRSFNVTQATAQWLTTGYLLVVGLMIPMSAWIFESFSLKQNYLTMMGIFFAGSIICVFAPNFPVLLIGRIIEAVAAGGLMPFIQNVILLMFPPEKRGIAMGITGLVIGFGPAVGPTISGLILKYADWQMLFIVLSIVSGLVVLLASFAIQNITTPKNVTTDVISFLEAIFGFGLILYALSEIGNTGKITLILGLCLIGGLVIIYLFCRRQLTLSEPLLDVRVFKNLKFDLCTMLSTISNIAMVGIELVLPLYLQTTRSQSALTAGLVMMPGALVMIICNPISGGLYDKLGIKKLSLFGFMMLLLGTLPMLDFDNQTSLVLIASCYALRMVGISFTMMTTFTAGINQVAGKLTAHANAGSSTIRQIGGSLGTALVMMVITLNSAHASANNGAVQGYHWGFILMLIFALVGLVSSFFLPVAKAEHK, encoded by the coding sequence ATGAAACAGGATAGCAAAACTATTTCTCAATCAAAAAGAATTTGGATGATGTGCGTACTTTTATTTGGTGCGTTTGTATCATTGCTGGCTGAGACTTTTTTGAATAATGCAATGCCAACAATTATGCGTTCTTTTAATGTTACTCAGGCTACAGCTCAGTGGCTGACTACGGGTTATTTGCTAGTAGTTGGGTTAATGATTCCAATGTCAGCTTGGATTTTCGAATCGTTTAGCCTAAAGCAGAATTATTTGACAATGATGGGTATCTTTTTTGCTGGTTCAATTATTTGTGTTTTTGCACCTAATTTTCCGGTATTGCTGATTGGTCGAATCATTGAAGCTGTTGCAGCTGGTGGCTTAATGCCATTTATTCAAAATGTGATTTTGCTAATGTTTCCTCCTGAAAAACGGGGAATAGCAATGGGAATTACTGGATTAGTAATTGGTTTTGGACCTGCAGTTGGGCCAACTATTTCTGGTTTAATTTTAAAGTATGCCGACTGGCAAATGTTATTCATTGTTTTAAGCATAGTTAGTGGATTAGTGGTACTATTGGCGAGCTTTGCAATTCAAAATATTACTACGCCTAAAAATGTTACCACTGATGTTATTTCGTTTTTAGAAGCAATTTTCGGTTTTGGCTTAATTTTGTACGCTCTGTCTGAGATTGGTAATACTGGGAAAATTACGCTCATCTTAGGCTTATGTCTAATTGGTGGTTTGGTGATCATTTATCTATTTTGCCGGCGACAATTAACATTAAGTGAGCCACTATTAGATGTGCGCGTTTTTAAAAATTTAAAGTTTGACCTTTGTACAATGCTAAGTACCATTAGTAATATTGCGATGGTCGGGATTGAGTTAGTCTTGCCGCTATATTTGCAGACAACCCGTAGTCAAAGCGCATTGACTGCTGGATTGGTCATGATGCCAGGAGCATTAGTTATGATTATCTGTAATCCGATTTCGGGCGGTCTATATGATAAGCTGGGGATCAAGAAATTATCACTATTTGGCTTTATGATGTTGCTACTAGGCACTTTGCCGATGCTTGATTTTGATAATCAGACCAGTTTGGTACTGATAGCTTCATGTTATGCTCTACGAATGGTAGGGATTTCTTTTACAATGATGACAACCTTTACGGCTGGAATTAACCAAGTTGCTGGCAAACTAACTGCTCATGCTAATGCAGGTTCTTCTACAATTCGTCAAATCGGTGGTTCGCTTGGTACAGCGTTAGTGATGATGGTAATTACCTTAAACTCGGCTCATGCTAGTGCAAATAATGGGGCAGTACAGGGTTATCATTGGGGCTTTATTTTGATGTTAATTTTTGCATTGGTTGGTTTAGTGAGCTCATTTTTCTTACCAGTTGCTAAGGCAGAACATAAATAA
- a CDS encoding Veg family protein, protein MPTSIITIKQELDSHLGDPITVVARAGRKKITKRRGVLRETFPAVFVVDLDQDQNNFEHVSYSYTDLLTKNISLKFDDGAKATE, encoded by the coding sequence GTGCCAACATCAATTATTACCATTAAGCAGGAGTTGGATTCACATTTAGGTGATCCTATAACAGTTGTTGCAAGAGCTGGTCGTAAGAAGATCACAAAACGCCGCGGTGTTTTGAGAGAGACCTTTCCAGCAGTTTTTGTAGTTGATTTAGATCAAGATCAGAATAATTTTGAACATGTATCTTACAGTTACACTGATTTGTTAACCAAAAATATTTCTTTGAAATTTGATGACGGAGCTAAGGCAACCGAATAA
- a CDS encoding SLAP domain-containing protein, with product MKLSHKLLMVSAATLMGVSPVVPAVQATTVQAAKKTSTKKPASKKGTIKLSHNAYVYDKNGKRLKEYMGSSKYTTIAKGVTLNYNGKKKIAGKQYYSLGNNAYVKATNVGYVDGKKVKKAKTTTATLKKNAYIYDANGKTDKQKLKKGTKVSVDQLIYIGKKLYYRISGQTDQFIKSANVASTTGPDLKPVNNKPKPANKPSDDQKESTVITLNHNAYIYDGEGNTEHDSIKKGKQVTVDKLQYIGKKLYFHINDSNYPGDDQWVKKSNVGVITGKQLEPANDKPGVDHSQTIITLGKDASVYNNLGVVQPTQTFAKGHTARVTELRYIWVSADNKAELFYKLQSDKNGGYIKDDDVSEISGPKLSPVNTPQDAKNDITVAMPSDKTALQQALNQAATVKGSDAYKLSAKTLRDNYDSAITSGNQINTGSSTIGQVNDALKKINTAQAALNGKKIVVADLNNLTIAEADQIASLAATANDVDVNAIQFSDNNSTLTITGSNSFAQKLNIADYATTK from the coding sequence ATGAAATTAAGTCATAAATTGCTAATGGTTTCGGCTGCAACGCTAATGGGTGTAAGTCCTGTAGTACCTGCGGTTCAAGCGACAACCGTACAGGCTGCTAAGAAGACTTCAACTAAGAAACCTGCTTCCAAGAAGGGCACAATCAAATTAAGCCATAATGCTTATGTTTATGACAAAAACGGTAAGCGCTTAAAGGAATATATGGGTAGCTCGAAGTATACCACTATTGCTAAAGGTGTGACGCTCAATTATAACGGCAAGAAAAAAATCGCTGGTAAGCAGTATTATTCTTTAGGCAATAATGCTTATGTTAAGGCGACTAACGTTGGCTATGTCGATGGCAAGAAAGTAAAAAAAGCTAAGACTACCACTGCTACTTTAAAAAAGAATGCTTACATCTATGATGCTAATGGCAAGACCGATAAGCAGAAGCTTAAAAAAGGTACTAAAGTTAGTGTTGACCAATTAATTTATATTGGCAAAAAATTGTATTACAGAATAAGTGGTCAGACCGATCAGTTTATCAAGTCAGCTAATGTAGCCAGCACAACGGGCCCGGACCTAAAGCCAGTTAATAACAAGCCTAAACCTGCTAATAAGCCAAGTGACGATCAAAAGGAATCAACTGTCATTACCTTGAATCATAATGCCTATATTTATGATGGCGAGGGTAATACTGAACATGACTCAATCAAAAAAGGTAAACAAGTTACAGTTGATAAATTACAATACATTGGCAAGAAACTATACTTCCACATTAACGACAGTAATTATCCTGGTGACGATCAATGGGTTAAGAAGAGTAATGTTGGTGTAATTACTGGTAAACAGCTTGAACCCGCTAATGATAAGCCAGGTGTCGACCATTCGCAAACTATCATTACTTTGGGTAAAGATGCCAGTGTTTATAACAATTTGGGAGTTGTGCAACCAACCCAAACTTTTGCCAAAGGTCATACTGCACGCGTAACTGAATTGCGGTACATCTGGGTTTCAGCAGATAATAAGGCAGAATTATTCTATAAACTGCAAAGTGATAAAAATGGTGGTTATATTAAAGATGACGATGTCAGCGAAATTAGTGGACCAAAATTAAGTCCAGTAAATACGCCGCAAGATGCTAAAAATGATATTACGGTTGCCATGCCATCAGACAAGACTGCCTTGCAACAAGCTCTCAACCAAGCTGCAACTGTTAAAGGCAGTGACGCGTATAAATTATCAGCTAAGACCTTGCGTGATAATTATGATTCGGCTATTACTAGTGGTAATCAGATTAACACAGGTAGCTCAACTATTGGGCAAGTTAATGATGCTCTTAAGAAAATTAATACTGCTCAAGCAGCACTTAATGGTAAGAAGATAGTGGTTGCGGACTTGAACAATCTGACGATTGCTGAAGCTGACCAAATTGCTAGTCTTGCTGCAACTGCTAACGATGTTGATGTTAATGCTATTCAATTTAGTGATAACAATTCGACTCTCACAATTACTGGTTCAAATAGTTTTGCTCAAAAATTAAATATTGCTGATTACGCTACAACTAAGTAG
- the purR gene encoding pur operon repressor gives MKRSERLVDMTKYLMERPHKLIPLPFFVKRYGAAKSSISEDLAILKHTLASNQDGILETLAGAAGGVRYIPFWGKSHAQEYLRELVELIEDPQRILAGGFVYLSDILCNPRYLDKIGKLISTRYAYSNIDVVMTIETKGIPLAQVVAQYLNVPFIIARKHSKVTEGASVSVNYISSSLDRVSKMELPTRVLEENSNVLLVDDFMMAGGTLTGMQQLVKEFNSTIAGVCVLCEADFDDVKLIEGHLSLVKIEKVDSEKGNIVAQPGNIVDHTDFNRF, from the coding sequence ATGAAACGTTCAGAGAGGTTAGTAGATATGACTAAATATTTGATGGAACGACCACATAAATTAATTCCACTACCGTTTTTTGTAAAGCGTTATGGTGCAGCTAAATCATCGATTTCTGAGGATTTAGCAATCTTAAAGCACACTTTAGCTAGCAACCAGGACGGAATTTTAGAAACTTTAGCAGGAGCTGCAGGAGGGGTACGGTATATTCCGTTTTGGGGTAAAAGCCATGCTCAAGAATATCTTCGAGAATTGGTTGAGCTGATCGAAGACCCCCAACGAATCTTGGCGGGAGGATTTGTTTACCTATCTGATATTTTGTGCAATCCCAGATATTTGGATAAAATCGGTAAGTTAATTTCGACGCGCTATGCTTACTCCAATATTGATGTGGTAATGACAATAGAAACTAAAGGGATCCCTTTGGCTCAAGTAGTTGCGCAGTATTTAAACGTTCCTTTCATCATTGCTCGCAAACATTCTAAGGTAACAGAAGGTGCCTCGGTTTCCGTGAACTATATTTCATCCTCTCTAGATCGGGTTTCCAAGATGGAATTGCCAACAAGGGTCTTGGAAGAAAACTCCAATGTCTTGCTAGTCGACGATTTTATGATGGCCGGCGGTACTTTGACAGGGATGCAGCAATTAGTCAAAGAATTTAATAGTACTATTGCGGGTGTTTGCGTTTTGTGTGAAGCAGATTTTGATGATGTGAAGTTAATTGAAGGGCATCTTTCTTTAGTCAAAATCGAAAAGGTTGATAGTGAAAAAGGCAATATCGTAGCCCAACCTGGCAACATTGTGGATCATACCGATTTTAACCGCTTTTAG
- the glmU gene encoding bifunctional UDP-N-acetylglucosamine diphosphorylase/glucosamine-1-phosphate N-acetyltransferase GlmU, with translation MKKFVVVLAAGKGTRMKSKLYKVLHPVCGKPMVEHVVDAAQAIAPDQVVTVVGNGADDVKRVLQGKSKFVLQEKQLGTGDAVLTTQSELADKTGATLVITGDTPLFTSQTLQKLFDYHQKKGNAATVLTAQAPDPYGYGRIIRDEQDNVLRIVEQKDGNSDELKVKEINTGVFCFDNEQLFAALKKVNNDNAQGEYYLTDVLEILRNEGQRVGAYKMHDFSESLGVNDRKALAQATKIMQKRINEEHMQNGVSFVDPDTAYIDASVKIACDTTIEANVVIKGTTEIGSNCLITSGSRITNSKIGDAVTITSSTLEEAEMADHTDIGPNSHLRPQAIICSGAHIGNFVEIKNATIGTNSKVGHLTYIGDATLGSGVNVGCGTIFANFDGVKKDHTNVGDCAFIGSGATLVAPVNVADHAFVAADSTITKDVGRHELAIARGRQVNKPDYWQKLALSKSTDWQ, from the coding sequence ATGAAAAAGTTTGTAGTTGTCCTTGCCGCTGGCAAGGGTACCCGAATGAAGTCGAAGCTGTATAAGGTCTTGCATCCAGTCTGTGGTAAACCGATGGTTGAACATGTAGTTGATGCAGCGCAGGCAATTGCTCCTGATCAAGTTGTGACCGTTGTTGGTAATGGTGCTGACGATGTCAAGCGGGTTTTACAGGGAAAGTCTAAGTTTGTTCTGCAAGAAAAGCAGTTAGGCACTGGTGATGCAGTGTTAACCACACAAAGCGAATTAGCAGATAAAACTGGTGCAACGTTAGTAATTACTGGAGATACTCCATTATTTACTAGTCAAACACTACAAAAGTTGTTCGATTATCATCAAAAAAAGGGTAATGCCGCTACGGTTTTGACAGCTCAAGCGCCTGATCCATATGGATATGGTCGAATTATTCGCGATGAGCAAGATAATGTTTTACGAATTGTTGAGCAAAAAGATGGTAATTCTGATGAACTAAAAGTTAAAGAAATCAATACTGGTGTTTTCTGCTTTGATAATGAGCAGTTATTTGCTGCGCTAAAAAAGGTAAATAACGATAATGCTCAGGGCGAGTATTATTTGACTGATGTATTAGAAATTTTGCGTAATGAAGGTCAGCGAGTTGGTGCTTATAAAATGCATGATTTTAGTGAAAGTCTTGGTGTTAATGATCGTAAGGCACTGGCTCAAGCTACTAAAATCATGCAAAAAAGAATTAACGAAGAGCATATGCAGAATGGTGTTTCTTTTGTTGATCCAGATACGGCTTATATCGATGCCAGTGTCAAGATTGCTTGCGATACGACGATTGAGGCCAATGTTGTTATCAAAGGCACTACTGAAATTGGTAGCAATTGCTTGATTACTTCGGGTTCACGGATTACCAATTCAAAGATTGGTGATGCTGTAACTATCACGTCATCAACTTTGGAAGAAGCTGAAATGGCTGATCACACGGATATCGGTCCTAATTCGCACTTGCGTCCCCAAGCGATTATTTGTAGCGGTGCTCACATTGGTAACTTTGTAGAAATCAAAAATGCGACTATCGGTACTAACTCTAAGGTTGGTCATTTAACGTATATTGGTGATGCAACACTTGGTAGCGGAGTAAATGTTGGCTGTGGTACAATTTTTGCTAATTTTGATGGCGTTAAAAAGGATCATACCAATGTTGGTGATTGTGCCTTTATTGGTTCTGGCGCGACGCTGGTTGCTCCAGTTAATGTAGCTGATCATGCTTTTGTGGCCGCAGATTCAACAATTACTAAGGATGTTGGTCGCCATGAACTGGCAATTGCCCGCGGCAGACAAGTTAACAAGCCAGATTATTGGCAAAAACTAGCTTTATCTAAAAGTACAGATTGGCAATAA
- a CDS encoding beta-glucoside-specific PTS transporter subunit IIABC produces the protein MKKDYNELARQVIELSGGKKNITNAWHCVTRLRFNLVNKDLVKLDEIKKVNGVMGAQFSGDQFQVIIGNEVEDAFDAVQGQLGNIAANDNESDEKPKENVISRLMDFISGTFTPAMPAVISAGLLKGVVAIIQSFKLMAPSSAGFAILQMVSDSAFYFLPFLLAVSAARKLKTNEYLAMSIAGILLYPTMVNGYNALAAGKHIATLKLFGVLPMPYLSYSSSVIPIMLAVWFLKYVYKWVKSWMPKSITIMFSPMLTMLIVAPVTLTILGPLGNYIGNGLAGIILWLFDNVGFVAGALLGGFWPLLVMTGMHWALSPIGLQIFSQQGFDNFLTPSTICATFAMAGATFAVFFKTKNEDMKQVSLSSGISAVLGITEPAMYGVTLKLKRPLIAAIIGGGIGGAIMNIFQTKSFGMSMPGLIAIPGFIDPHNSMNLIITIIVSIVSFVIAFVATWLIGFDGDGKRKATEEVADTETESTSPVQSTGKQIKIVAPVSGKNVPVEKVKDDTFAKQIMGETTAIEPSANDIVAPFEGEITLVAETNHAIGLKSTDGVELLIHMGVDTVELKGKHFIPHVKKGDHVNQGDLLMEMDVEAVKSAGYDPVVLCIVTNTADYVDVISMVEAEDIVVGDNIAAAVE, from the coding sequence ATGAAAAAGGATTATAATGAATTGGCGCGGCAGGTAATTGAACTGTCGGGTGGTAAAAAGAATATCACTAATGCTTGGCACTGTGTAACGCGGTTACGCTTTAACCTAGTTAATAAAGATCTTGTTAAACTGGATGAAATCAAAAAAGTTAATGGCGTAATGGGGGCACAATTTTCAGGTGACCAATTTCAAGTAATTATTGGCAATGAAGTTGAGGATGCGTTTGATGCGGTACAAGGCCAATTAGGCAATATTGCTGCTAATGATAATGAGTCGGACGAAAAGCCAAAAGAAAATGTTATTAGTCGGTTAATGGACTTTATCTCAGGAACATTTACGCCAGCTATGCCGGCCGTGATCAGTGCGGGTCTATTAAAAGGGGTTGTTGCAATTATTCAATCCTTCAAGTTAATGGCACCAAGTAGCGCTGGTTTTGCAATCTTGCAAATGGTTTCAGATAGTGCTTTTTACTTCTTGCCATTCTTATTGGCAGTTTCTGCAGCACGAAAGTTAAAGACCAATGAATACTTGGCCATGAGTATTGCCGGGATTTTGCTATATCCAACAATGGTTAACGGCTATAACGCGCTAGCTGCGGGTAAGCATATTGCCACGCTGAAGTTATTTGGTGTATTGCCAATGCCTTATCTATCTTATAGCTCATCTGTTATTCCGATTATGCTAGCCGTTTGGTTCTTAAAGTATGTCTACAAGTGGGTTAAGAGTTGGATGCCTAAATCAATTACGATTATGTTTAGTCCAATGCTAACTATGTTAATTGTTGCACCGGTTACGTTAACTATTTTAGGACCTTTAGGTAATTATATTGGTAATGGATTAGCTGGTATCATCCTCTGGTTGTTTGATAATGTTGGGTTTGTAGCAGGAGCCTTATTAGGTGGCTTCTGGCCATTGTTAGTCATGACTGGGATGCACTGGGCACTAAGTCCAATTGGCTTACAAATCTTTAGTCAACAGGGATTTGATAACTTCTTAACGCCATCAACTATTTGTGCTACTTTTGCAATGGCTGGTGCTACTTTTGCTGTATTTTTCAAGACTAAAAATGAAGATATGAAACAAGTTTCCTTATCATCTGGTATTTCTGCTGTATTAGGAATTACTGAACCAGCAATGTACGGTGTGACTTTGAAGTTAAAGCGTCCGCTAATTGCCGCTATTATTGGTGGTGGTATTGGTGGTGCCATAATGAATATCTTCCAAACCAAATCATTTGGGATGTCAATGCCAGGGTTAATTGCTATTCCGGGATTCATTGATCCGCATAATAGTATGAATTTGATTATTACGATTATTGTTTCAATTGTTTCTTTTGTGATTGCTTTTGTTGCTACTTGGTTAATTGGCTTTGATGGTGATGGCAAGCGTAAAGCGACTGAAGAAGTTGCTGATACTGAAACTGAGTCAACTTCCCCTGTTCAAAGTACTGGCAAGCAGATTAAGATTGTTGCTCCAGTTAGTGGTAAAAATGTTCCAGTAGAGAAAGTTAAAGATGATACATTCGCTAAGCAAATTATGGGTGAGACTACTGCCATTGAACCAAGTGCTAATGATATCGTGGCACCTTTTGAAGGAGAAATAACACTAGTTGCGGAAACTAATCATGCTATTGGGCTAAAGAGTACCGATGGGGTTGAGTTGCTAATTCACATGGGAGTTGATACAGTTGAACTTAAGGGTAAGCATTTTATCCCTCATGTTAAAAAAGGCGACCATGTAAATCAAGGTGATTTACTAATGGAAATGGACGTTGAGGCAGTTAAGTCTGCAGGTTATGATCCAGTTGTTTTATGTATTGTAACTAATACTGCCGATTATGTTGATGTGATTTCGATGGTTGAGGCTGAAGATATTGTTGTTGGCGATAACATCGCCGCAGCAGTTGAATAA
- a CDS encoding threonine/serine exporter family protein, with amino-acid sequence MQENQTTEQRHLSSHHHMRIQWKEFFKSPDDTPLKNITLVEKGSLVGRIGLMLLSCGTGAWRVRDSMNIIARALKITCSADIGLVSINYTCFDVNNKSYSQTLSLPTTAVNMNKLNQLENLVRQFETGQKEWTIGEIHQTLDQINHHSLNYSTITTALCAGIACCCFIFLLGGGLPEMCCSFLGALIGNYVHGLMGKKKITLIAKIAVAVAISCGVYFLCFLIGQKLLGWHHDHVYGYIGAMLYVIPGFPFITSGLDLSKLDMRSGLERLTYAILIIMIATMVGWGAALSLNLTPGSMPQLHLNFLLLTCFRLLASFGGVFGFSIMFNSSLPMAIVAALIGALANTLRLSLVDLTHLPAALAAFIGALLAGLIASFVRDKVGFPRIAITVPAIVIMVPGLYMYRAAFDFGVTQINVGAYWIMNALMIIIALPMGLLTARILTDAKWRHAD; translated from the coding sequence ATGCAAGAAAATCAGACTACTGAGCAACGTCATTTATCAAGTCATCACCACATGCGTATTCAATGGAAAGAGTTTTTTAAAAGTCCAGATGACACACCACTTAAAAATATTACCTTAGTTGAAAAAGGCTCGTTAGTTGGCAGAATTGGCTTGATGCTACTATCCTGTGGAACTGGGGCATGGCGGGTTAGAGACTCGATGAATATTATCGCCCGAGCGCTTAAGATTACCTGCTCAGCTGATATTGGCTTAGTTTCAATTAACTATACTTGCTTTGATGTTAACAACAAATCTTATTCACAAACTCTATCTTTACCAACAACTGCAGTCAACATGAATAAACTTAACCAATTGGAAAACTTGGTACGCCAATTTGAAACTGGACAAAAAGAATGGACGATCGGTGAAATTCATCAAACTCTAGATCAAATTAATCATCATAGCTTAAACTATTCAACTATCACTACTGCTTTGTGTGCTGGAATCGCCTGTTGCTGCTTCATTTTCTTGCTTGGTGGCGGTCTTCCAGAAATGTGCTGCAGTTTTCTTGGAGCACTCATTGGCAACTATGTTCATGGACTAATGGGTAAAAAGAAGATTACCCTAATTGCTAAAATCGCAGTAGCAGTTGCTATATCTTGCGGAGTTTATTTTTTATGCTTTTTAATAGGACAAAAATTATTAGGTTGGCATCATGATCACGTTTACGGCTACATCGGTGCCATGCTCTATGTGATTCCTGGATTTCCATTTATTACTTCGGGACTTGATCTATCTAAACTAGATATGCGCTCAGGTTTAGAACGCTTAACCTATGCAATTCTAATCATCATGATTGCTACGATGGTCGGTTGGGGCGCAGCATTAAGCCTCAATCTAACGCCTGGTTCAATGCCGCAACTACATTTAAATTTTTTACTACTAACTTGTTTCCGATTACTTGCCAGCTTTGGCGGAGTGTTTGGTTTTTCAATTATGTTTAATTCTTCATTACCAATGGCAATCGTAGCAGCGCTGATTGGTGCTTTAGCCAACACACTACGCTTAAGTTTAGTCGACTTAACTCATTTACCAGCTGCTCTAGCAGCCTTTATCGGAGCATTACTTGCCGGATTAATTGCTAGTTTTGTTCGAGATAAAGTCGGCTTTCCGCGAATTGCGATTACAGTTCCTGCTATCGTCATTATGGTACCTGGACTATATATGTATCGCGCAGCATTTGATTTTGGCGTCACCCAGATTAACGTTGGTGCCTATTGGATTATGAATGCGCTAATGATTATTATTGCATTGCCAATGGGGCTTTTAACCGCCCGCATCTTAACTGATGCTAAGTGGCGTCATGCAGATTAA